The genomic interval CACGTGGAATCGACGCTGTGCGTGGACCGCGCCCGCGTGTACGTCGCGGGAATGTCGATGGGCGCCTTCACCGCCTCCTCGGTCGCGTGCCAGCTCTCCGGTCGCGTCGCGGCCATCGCCGCCGTGGCCGGGCTGCAGGACTTCCCGTGGTGCCGGACCGGCCGGGCCGTGCCCGTGGTCGCCTTCCACGGCACGGCCGACCCGATCGTCGCCTACACCGGCGGTCTGGGTCCCAACGCCCGCTTCCTGCCGAACCCGGACGGCACCGGTTCGGTGGAACCCGGCGACAACAGCGCACCGCCCGGCGGCCCCGGCCCGCAGAGCGTTCCGGACAACGCGGCCGCGTGGGCCGAGCGCAACGGCTGCGGCGCGCACCCCGCGACACAGCGCACCGCCCCGGATGTGACCCTGACCGCCTACCCGTGTCCCGCGGGTGGAGCCGTCGAGTTGTATTCGGTCGACGGTGGCGGGCACACCTGGCCGGGCTCGTCCTCCGCGCTGTACCCCACTCCCCTCGTCGGCGCTCCCATGCACTCGATCGACGCCTCCGCGGTCATGTGGGACTTCTTCCGGGCGCATCCGCTACGGCCCTGACATCCGGCCGTAACCTGCTGTTCGTACACAGCTGAAATCTTCAGTGCGACAAGGTAATGCGGCCGCGAAAACCTGGCG from Nocardia wallacei carries:
- a CDS encoding alpha/beta hydrolase family esterase, with the protein product MFGSQISHRAAAFAAALICCAGFVVGGAYADEPAPVASGGCAVAVSPGESVQQFAAAGKAGSFIRDVPNHTGPLPVVVDLHGYLEPAVIAHDVSGLSRLGAERGFVTITPQLDEPGVPRWDYGPGSTDIAYLSELLTHVESTLCVDRARVYVAGMSMGAFTASSVACQLSGRVAAIAAVAGLQDFPWCRTGRAVPVVAFHGTADPIVAYTGGLGPNARFLPNPDGTGSVEPGDNSAPPGGPGPQSVPDNAAAWAERNGCGAHPATQRTAPDVTLTAYPCPAGGAVELYSVDGGGHTWPGSSSALYPTPLVGAPMHSIDASAVMWDFFRAHPLRP